attatcacacctcaagacagttttaagttgtttaaatttttaatgaaaatttatttcatttcttAAAACCAGCGGTACTGATTCTTGCTCATTTctgtataattttcttgatattttcactaaaactcaatattgtaatataaaatcactatcaaacataattATTGTTCCGGGGTTTTTCTTCTCTTGCAAAAAACGAGCTACTCTATTACATaagaaacatattttataagataaagttaattttcattcataattttttattttatatatgtgtttactgcacctgaaaatccattatcactatcatttcccaaaagcggagcatgaagctcaacgcgaattgacagttgtttgtcatgtctgttagtattagtacaattcaggcaatttttccTCTCATGCATTAGTATGTGTGTggtattgacgtttgtttgttttggagtCAATTCAGAAGTCGCAAGTGATATGGATgccgaaatttttatttcgctgcTATGGAACAAGTTAAGTGATAAACCTTTCTGATCAAAGCGAAGCAATGGTCACAGGCGCACGAGGGCATCATGGAGTATATTACCTTGGATTGTGTTATTAACGGTGGGTAGTGTCTTCCGACAAATTGATCGAGTTCTTAATTAacctctgtttttgttttgttcacagACAACTTCCCTTATTCGAAATCAGTATTGATCGAGATCAAGGATGTGACACAAATTTCCAACTGGTTCATCAAGGGCAAAATTTTGAGCGACTTCATCGAGCTGAATGTGAAGGTCAGTTTTTGTTCAATTAAACACACCAAAATAGTTCTCTCTTCTAATTCTTATAGGGTATTCCACACAGTTCGACCTGACCCGGAACACGATCGACGATGAGGTGTCCGCAACTCGACTCGAGGAACTCAAACCAAAACTGTCCGATCTGTGCTCGGCGATCAAGATGTTCCCCTGTCCGACACAAAAGTATCGGTTCAGATAGAGCGAAATCACCCAGTTGTTGGCATTTCTGATACGTCATTCATCGCCCAGGATCCGCTTATTAACAGCTGTGCGTTGAAGCGAAATGCGTTCGAGAAGCTGCCCTTGCTCCAGGAGTACGTGCACCAGGAATTGCGATTGCGACATATGTATGCTGAGCGCGTTTCTGGACGA
The Toxorhynchites rutilus septentrionalis strain SRP chromosome 2, ASM2978413v1, whole genome shotgun sequence genome window above contains:
- the LOC129769435 gene encoding nuclear pore complex protein Nup98-Nup96-like; the encoded protein is MEYITLDCVINDNFPYSKSVLIEIKDVTQISNWFIKGKILSDFIELNVKFDLTRNTIDDEVSATRLEELKPKLSDLCSAIKMFPCPTQKYRFR